The Acidobacteriota bacterium genome contains the following window.
TCCCTGTGACGAGTGCGCCGCTATCTCTCTCACTACCTCGGCTGGCTTGCCAGCCGTAGCTCGCGATGCGGTCCGCCTGCGCCCATTGGGCTTCGGCGGACAGCCTCCACTCACTGCGCGGGCGGAGGCTGGTGGCCGAACAGCCGGCCGCATGCGCAGGTTTTGAAACCGTCTCCAGTAACCCGGGTCACCGCCCGGAAATCCTCGCGACCACTTCCTCGCTCACGGTCTGCGGCGCCTGCTCATATCGCTCGAAGTGCATCGAGTAGGTCGCTCGTCCCTGCGTTCGCGAACGCAGGTCGGTCGCATAGCCGAACATTTCCGACAGCGGCACGCGAGCGCGGACAATCTGCGTCCCGCCGCGCGCTTCCATCGCCTGAATCTTGCCGCGGCGGCTGTTGATATCGCCCATGACGTCGCCCATGTACTCTTCGGGCACCACGACTTCGACGCGCATCACGGGCTCGAGCAGAACAGGATTGGCCCGCTTCGCGGCGTCCTTGAACGCCATCGAACCCGCAATCTTGAACGCCATCTCGGACGAATCGACGTCGTGGTACGACCCGTCGTACAGCTCCACGCCCACATCATCGACCGGGTAGCCGGCGAGTACGCCGCCGGTCATCGCCTCGCGGATGCCTTCCTCGATCGGCTTGATGTACTCGCGCGGAATCGTGCCACCCGAGATCACGTTCTCGAACTCGAACCCCTCGCCAGGCTTGCGCGGCACCAGGCGGATCTTCGCGTGGCCGTACTGCCCGTGGCCGCCCGTCTGGCGGATGTAGCGCCCTTCGCCCTGGGCGGCCATCGTGAGCGTTTCCTTGTAGGCGACCTGGGGCCGTCCCACACTCGCCTCGACGTTGAATTCGCGCTTCAACCGGTCGACGATGATTTCCAGGTGCAGTTCGCCCATCCCGGCGATGATCACCTGCCCGGTTTCCTGGTCGGTCCGCACGCGGAAGGTGGGATCCTCAGCCTGCAGCTTGCCAAGTCCCATACCGAGCTTTTCCTGATCGGCTTTCGTCTTGGGCTCGATCGCCAGGGAAATCACCGGTTCGGGAAAATCCATCGCCTCGAGCAGAACAGGCCGCTTCTCGTCGCAGATGGTGTCGCCCGTGGTCACGCTCCGCAATCCCACGGCCGCGGCGATATCGCCCGCGTAGACTTCCTTGATTTCCTCACGCTTGTTGGCGTGCATCTTCAGGAGACGGCCAATGCGTTCGGTCTTGCCCTTGGTCGTGTTGTAGACGGAACCGCCCGACTGCAGGACGCCCGAGTAGACCCGGATGAAGGCGAGCTGTCCGACAAACGGGTCGGTCATGATCTTGAACGCCAGCGCGGCAAACGGCGCCTTGTCGTCGGCGGGCCGCTCGGTCTGCTCCTCGCCCTTGTCTGGCACCAGCCCAATCATGGGCGGAATGTCGAGCGGCGACGGCAGGTAGTCGACCACGGCATCGAGCAGCGGCTGCACGCCCTTGTTCTTGAAGGCGGATCCGCAGATGACGGGGACAAACGGCGCCTTCTCGTTGCGCACCGATTCGATCGTGCGTTTGCGCAGGACCGCCTTGATTTCGTCCTCGGTGATCTCAATGCCGTGCAGGTACTTCTCGAGGATGGCGTCGTTGACTTCGCTGACCTTCTCGATCAGGTGCTCCCGGTACTCGTGCGCCAGCGCCTGATGCTCGGCCGGAATGTCCTCGACGACGTAGTCGGCCCCGAGCGTCTCGTCCATGTAGCGGATCGCCTTCATCCGCACGAGGTCGATGACACCCGTAAAGTTCGATTCGGCGCCAATCGGCAACTGGATGGCGACCGGGTTGGCGCCCAGTTTCTTCCGAATTTGCGACAGCGTCTCGGCGAAGTCCGCGCCGACGCGGTCCATCTTGTTGACGAAGCAGATCCGCGGCACGCGGTACTTGTCGGCCTGGCGCCACACCGTCTCCGACTGCGGCTCGACACCAGACACCGCGTCGAACACCGCGACCGCGCCATCCAGCACCCGCAGCGAGCGCTCGACCTCGGCCGTGAAGTCCACGTGGCCGGGCGTGTCGATGATGTTGATCCGGTTGTCCCGCCACATACACGTCGTGGCGGCGGACGTAATCGTGATGCCCCGCTCCTGCTCCTGCTCCATCCAGTCCATCACCGCGGTGCCATCGTGCACCTCTCCCAGCTTGTAGGTGATGCCTGTGTAAAACAGGATGCGTTCGGTCGTCGTGGTCTTCCCGGCATCAATGTGGGCCATGATGCCGATGTTCCGCGTCCGATCGAGTGATACGAGCCGAGGCATGGGTTTCGGTGCTTCCTGTCGCTACCAGCGATAATGGGCGAAGGCCTTGTTGGCCTCGGCCATGCGGTGCGTGTCTTCTTTCTTCTTCACGGCGCCGCCACGCAGATTCGCGGCATCCATGAACTCGTTGGCCAACTTCTCGTGCATCGTCTTGCCGTCGCCGCGGGTCCGCGAGTAGAGCACGAGCCAGCGGATGCTCAGCGAGAGCCGCCGGGTCGGGTTCACCTCGATGGGCACCTGGTAGTTCGATCCGCCCACGCGGCGCGACTTGACCTCGAGCGCCGGCTTGACGTTGTCGACGGCCTTCTTGAAGACCTTGACGGGATCGTCGCCGGTCTTCTCCTTGATGATGTCGAAGGCGCGGTACAGGATGGACTCGGCCGTGCTGCGCTTGCCTTCCTTCATCACCGTGTTGATGAACTTGGTGACCAGCGTACTCCCGTACACCGGATCGGGCAGCACTTCGCGCTTGGCAATTTCTCGTCTGCGTGGCATAGCTTCGGTCCTACTGCTTCGGCCGCTTGGCGCCGTACGTGGAACGACCCTGCTTGCGCCCCTGCACACCCACTGCGTCGAGCGTGCCGCGAATCACGTGATAACGAACGCCGGGAAGGTCCTTGACGCGTCCCCCTCGGATGAGCACCAGCGAATGCTCCTGGAGGTTGTGGCCGACGCCGGGGATATAGGTGGTCACCTCGATCCCATTCGTCAACCGCACGCGCGCGACCTTGCGAAGGGCCGAATTCGGCTTCTTCGGCGTCTGCGTGAAGACGCGCACACACACACCCCGCTTCTGGGGGTTGTCCTGCAGCGCGGGACTCTTCGTCTTGAAGACGATTTGATCGCGCCCTTTACGAACGAGCTGACTGATGGTCGGCACGGCTGCTCCGTACAATACCTACGCAACCGACGGGAACACTCCCTGCCACAAGACCGGCACGGTGTCCACCGTCACATCCACTTCAACTCCGGGCCGGGTGGCGATCACGAACGACGCCCGACCGAACCCTGGAGTCCCTCTGGCCTAGAAGCGCCTACAGACGCTTGGCGCCGGAGGGCGACAAACCCTATGACTTGTGTTTTCTCGCCGAGGAGCGGAATAATCCGCGGTGCCTTCTAGGCGGCGGACGCTAGATAGGGTTTCCTAACGTCCGAAGAACCTATGAAAGATAGCACGGCCGGGTTTCTCGACGCAAGCTGTTCCAGGGGAGCCCGAGAGAACGAGCAGGTGACGCGTGGTCTCATTCGCCGCAAAAAGCCATCCCGGGCGGGTCCGGGCGGGAAACGAAGATGCCTTGATCGCCGACGCCGGCCTGGCGCTGTTCGCCGTCGCAGACGGACTGGGGGGGCATCAAGGGGGCGAGGTCGCGTCCAAGATCACGGTCGACACCATCACCGAGTTCGTCATCAGTTCTCGTCACGACTCGACGATCACCTGGCCGTACGGGTTCAATCCTGACATCTCATTCGAAGGCAATCAGTTGCGGAATGCCGTCCTGTTGGCAAACCGGCAGATTCGGCACGGTGCCGAGCGGGAACCTGCGCACGCAGGGATGGGTTCCACCGTGATTGCGGTGGCGGTTGTTGAGGGCCGGGCGTCGTTTGTCGCGGTCGGCGACAGCAGGCTCTACCGCTGGCGCCAGGGCACGCTGACCCAGTTGTCGGAAGACGATACCTGGGTCGCCGCCATGGTGCGGGCCGGTGCCGCGGCCGAGTCGGTCCGGCACCACCAGCTGCGCCATATGCTCACCAAGGCGCTCGGGTCGGTCGCCGGCCTCGAGGCACGCGCACACGACGTCCCGCTCGACGTCGGCGATCTCCTGCTGCTCTGCAGCGATGGGCTCTACGGACCGCTCGGCGACGACGGCATCGCGCGCGTGTTCGGGGCGCCAGCGGCCGATTTGGAGGCGACAGCATCGGCCCTGGTCGACGCCGCCAACGCGGCGGGCGGACCCGACAACGTCACCGTCGTTCTCGTCCGCCCCGGCATCTGACAGGACATGCGGTGGTGTAGGGGCAACCCCCGTGGTTGCCCCACGTGATTCGGGCGGGCACAGGGGCCCGCCCCTGATTGCACCGCCGGCGCCACCAGCGACGCGCCCGGCTGGTGAGGCCGTGCTTCGCATCGGCTTTGACGGCCCGGCCTATCCGGTCTCACTGTTCTCAGGCAGCATCACGAACCTGGATCGTCCCAGCGCAACCCACGCACAGCAGCAGTTCAAAGGACGCCGGCGGACGCGTCGAATTGAACGTGAGCGTGGCCACATCCGAGGCGGGGAACCCGTCAGTCGTGGCGCCTGTCCACGTGGTCGGTAACTGCATCTGCGTCGACATGCCTGCCTCGATCAGCCGATTGCGAAGCCGGCCGGCGATGATGTTGGCGAATTCCGCGGCGGTGGCCTTGACGTCGCTTTCGTCAACCTCTTCGGGCGTGACGCCAATCAGTTGTGCGGTGATCGCGGCGGCCGACACGTCGTCCGCCCGAAACAGCACGGCAAACGACGCGGTACCCGGGGCCACCAGATCCAATCGCGCGTGCAAGCCGCGACCCGGCCAGGGACAACGCGGCGTCCCCCCCGGCGGAACCAGCGCCACTTCAGAGGACAACATCAACCCAAACAACTGCTCGGTCGCGCAGACGGCGTCGCGTTCCAAACTCGCCCGAAACGACGGCATGCCCGCCAGCGGCGTGTCGACGCCTGTCACGGCTCGTTCGAACGCGGCGAGGAACACCTCGGGCACGTACGTCCAGTCGACCATCGCATCGACCAGGTCTGGTGACGGACTGCCCTGAGCGCCGGCCTTGCGACGGCACGCCACGACTCTCGCCCGGGAGAGTGGTGGCACGGTCTTCATCTTCGAGATGAACAACTCGGCCGGCGGCAGGCCAATCTGCTCGCCCATCAACACCACGTCGACGACCGGAGCCGCCTGTCCCAGCATCAGCTGGAGCGCGCCCGCTCCCGAATCGGTCTCCACGACCTTGAAGTGTTGCGCCAGCACATTCACGAGGAAGTGGCGGCGGTCCGGATCGTGCTCGACCACCAGCACGCGTTGACCGTGCTCGGCCGCCCGCAGGGTGGGACTCGGAGCCGCGGATTGAGTCAGGCGACTGATAATGTGCGACAGGCGATCGGACAGCCGATCCTGGCTGAGCGGCTTCGAGAGGTAGTCGGCAATGCCCATCTCGACCAACCGCCGCACGATGCCCTCGCTCTTCTCACTGGTGAGGACCACGACGGGAAGCCCCGCGTGTAAGGGCGACGCGCGAATGGCTTCGAGCGTCTCGAGACCATCCATGACGGGCATATTGATGTCGAGGATCGCCAGATCAAAACGGCGCCGCCCGATCTCGGCCAAAGCCTCAAGACCGTTCTGAGCCTCCGCGATGTCGGTCTGCTGGAGCCCGGCGAGCGCGCGCCGGAGCATCATACGAATCGTGGTGCTGTCGTCGACGAGGAGAATCTTCATACCGGCCGCTCCGGGACATCACGCCTTTTCGGTAATCGGCACCCAGCCCGGCAGCATGAATCTTCAGGCACTTTAGCGTTTAGCGTCGATTGAGTAAAAGGCGTCGACGGCGCTGAGGTACCGTTGAGTCTCGGGGAACGGTTCCCGTTCGCCGCGGAGTACCTGGTCGGCATGGGCGGGTCCGGCGTTGTAGGCGATCAGCGCCGATCGCACACTGCCGTAGTTGCTCAGCAGGCCTGCCAGATACGCGATCCCGCCGCGCAGGTTCTCGATCGGGTCACGAGGATTCACCCTGAGCATCGCGGCTGTCGCGGGCATCAACTGCATCAATCCGACGGCGCCTTTGTTCGACACGATTGCCGGCTGCCAGTTGGATTCCTGCCGGATGATGGCGGCGACCAGTTGATAATCGACCCCGTACGCCAGCGAGTAGTAGCGGGTCCACCAGTCAATGACAGCCGAGCTCGGAGACAGCATGCGGAGGGCTGGAGTCGCCCCGACGGCCAGCAATCCCGGCCTGATCGGAACAGGAAAACCCGGAGCCTGCAGCGCGCTTTGGACTGGCACCAACGCGGAGGCTGGTCGGAATACCGCAGGTCGTGTACGTGGAAGTGGCAGGGTGGCCAACTCGCCGGCGTTCCACAGACCGCTTCTCGCCGATGCGTGTCCGCCGGCCACGAGGACGGGGCCGGCGGCGACATCCGATGTCGATGGCGTGGACGACAGCGGCCGCGGCGGCAGGCAGGCAAGCCTGCGCGCCGCGTCTGAATCGATATCGGATCGAGAGACACGCCCGGTCACCATACGGGCGATGTCATCCAGCGAGTAGCCCAACAGCCCAAGCCTGTATGCCGCCCGGTCTCGGGACACAGAGCCCGCGTCGCAGGCGACCGTCACCACCTGCTTCCCGTGGAGCGCAGCCACATACTCGGCGCGCGTCTCGGCATCCGCCTCGGCCGCCACTTCCGCACCGAGCACAGCTGTGGCCGCCCGCGCGAACTCGCGCCAGCGCTTGTCGGACTCCGACAAATCGCCCGACGCGAGGTCAGCCACTGTGGATCGAGCCAGCAGCAGACGAACACCGTCCAGCGCCGACAGCGAGCAGGTTCCGGAAGGCGGACCTCCGGCCAGCGCGATGGCCGGCACGACGAGCGCCACGAGGCTCGAAAAGACGATTCTCACGCTCAGGCAGTCCTCCCTCATACGGGACAGACCCTGTCCCTGGCTATCTCCGGTAGCAGGTCTTGTGCCTGCCCCGTCGTGAGGACACACCTGGAGCAACGGCTGACCAATTGCAGGACAAACGGCCAAAACTCGCGCGGTGTCACGGTTGTTCGACCTCCCGCAACATGCGCCGACTGTCGGTGGTCCGACACCAGGCATCCTCGACCACATCGGTGGCGATTGCGGGTCGGCCCGACATGGCGCCCCAGTGAGGCCACCCTGGAGGACGCATCCTCATCAGGTCGGCATATGATATGGCGGGATTGCTGCTTCGAGCTGCGGCGCCCGAGGCTTGGGTCAGCAGCGCAGCACATCATCACATGTTCAATGGAACGGGATTGGACAATGCGCAGATCGTGGTGCGGCAGATTCGCTCGTCTGGCAGGCCTCGCCCTCGCCGCTGGAGTTTGCCTGGCGCCCGCGCTCGTGGCCCAGTCGGCAGCGCGCGCGCCCGCACAGTCGCCCCAGTCGCCTTCGCGAGAGTCGCTCCTTGCGCAGGCGGTCAAGGCGGAATCCGAGTTCAGGTTTGATCTCGCGACCGATCGTCTCTACGCTCTGCTGATCGAACAGCCAGGCACGCCCGATGCGCTGACCGCCAGACTCAGGCTGGCACGTCTGCTGGCGCTTACCGGTGACCTGCAACCCGCCATTCTCGAATGTCAGCTGCTGCGCGACGAAGTCGGGCCCGAGAATCCGTTGAGGCAGCAGGCGGTGGAGATGGCGACCACGCTTGGACGGAGACTCAGGGCCGCAGCTTCACCAAGTGCCGTCTACTTTCCAACGTTCGAACCGTGGCCCTCGCGCGGCATCCAGAACATCGATGAACCAAGGACGATCATCTTCGAGGGCGAGGGAAAGTTCGTCCTCCTCGACGAGGGCGCCGGACGCGTCTACCGGGTGGGCCAGGACACCGGGGCGCAAGCGGCCGCGCCTCAGGAGCCGACGGCAGCCACGGTGCTCCCCGACGGCAACATCCTCGTCTTCGGCAACACCGGTCTGGCCACCGTGCCGGCCTCTCGGCCGGTGCAACTGACCGGCACCCAGGGCGGAAAAGCCCGGCCATTCCGGAAAGTACGGTCGATGGCCGCGCTGTCGAACGGCGATCTGCTCGTGATCGACAGGGATTACGACGGCCTGATCCGCTGCCAGTACCCGGCCGGCAGCTGTGCGCCAGCCGGCGCGGTCGGCAAGCAGCGGGTCGTCAAAGTGGGCGCGTCGGACTGGAGCTACCTCCTGGATGAGCGAGGACAGGCGCTGCGGATCCTCGACGCCAATCAACGCCAGATTGCCGCGTTCGGGCCGATGATCGGCACCGTGAAGCTCGAACGTGTGGAAGACATTGCGGTGGATACCGTGCACGGTCTCTACCTGCTGGATCGCGACCTGAAACGCGTGTCGGTCATCAATCTCCGCGCCACACCCGATGGCAAGATCAGCGCGGTCGTGGTGGGCTCGTTCCTGATCCCACAGGAGGGCGAACGCGGGCTGAAGAACCCGTGGGCGATTGGTGCCGCGCCGGGCGGTTCACTGGTTCTTGCCGGGAAGGGCGCTGCCCGCATCATGAGGCTCCGATGAAATCGCGTCTTGTATTGATCGCGTGTGCGGTTTGTCTCGTGCTGGTCGGGACGGCCGACCAGATGCGGGCAAGTGGATTGGGCCAGCCGCCGCCGACGCAACCACCACCGACGCAGCCACCGCCGCAGCAGCCACCGCCTGTGACGGCCGGACAGGCGGCCGCGATCGAACCATTCCAGACGCGGGTTGAACGCGCCGGACAACTGCTCAACGCGGACCCGCGAGCGGCCCTCGAATCGCTCGATCATCTGGCGGTCGAGTCGGTGGAACTCCGGAAGACGCGGCCGCTCACGTCGGTCGAACGCCCGGTTCATCGGCAGTTGTTCATCTTCAGGGCTCGCGGACACATGCAGTCGATGAACAACGAGAAGGTCGAGGACAGTTATCGAGAACTGCTTCGCGTCGATCCGTTTTTCAATGTGACGCTTCCGCCCCGTGAACAGGAGACGCTCGACGGCTTGAAAACGCGCGAGGGCGGATTGCTCGAAGTCAGCTCGCGCGTGCGCGATTGTCGCATCCTGCTCGACGGCATCGATGTCGGCGTTACGGGCGAGACCCCGGTTCGCGTGTCGCTCATCGCGGGTTCCTACCAGTTGCGCCTCGAGAAGCCGGCTCATCAGGCGGCTGGCATACGCGTGACCATCGTGGCCGCGCAGACCGCAGCGGTGACCGACCTGGCGCCGAAAGCGCAGGTTCCCCCCATCGTCTTCCTGACCGACCGGCAGGGCATCAGCGTCATTGTCGACAATGTGCCCGCGGGCGAGACGATCCGGCTGTCGGACCTCAAGAACACGCTCTCGCCCGAAGAAGGCGGCGCCCTTGATCAGGCCGTCGCCGTGGCGAAGTTCGACGCGGCCACCTCGGCGGGAATCCTGGTTCGCGACGCCCCGGTCGATCGGTCCTTCAATGTCCGCTTCCGCGGCGAGTGTTTCGTCGAGGAAACCCGGCCCGTCGCCGTGACCGCCGATTCGCTGGCCGGGATCGCCCCGGGCACTCCCCTGCTCTGGTTCGGCGAATCGAATGCGATCCGCATGCGGCCTGATGTGGGCACCATGCGCGTGACGTCGATCCCGACCGACGCCGATGTGTACCTCGATGGGAAGATGGCCGGGCGCACACCGTTCGAGCGCAGCGTCTGCTCGGGTGAACATCGTGTTCGAGTGCGGCATGCGATAGGGTCGTACAACGTCACGGCGGTGATCATCAGGGGACGCACAGAGGTCCTCGACGTCACCCTCAAGACGGGACTGGGATTCCTCGGCGCCGTCGAAACGGTGCAGAATGTGCTGCGGCCGGCGGCCGATCTGACCAGCACGGTCGACCGGACGCTGGCCTCGACGATCAGGAGTTTCCGCCTCGCCGCGCCGATTGACATCCCGCCCGAGGTCCAACGCTGGACCGACGCGCAGACGGTCGAACTGGTCACCGCCGCCGACCGGGGGGATGCCGATGCGGTCAAGAAACTGCTGAAGCAGGCCAGGGACAACTACGACGCCCCGTTGCTGCTGGCCGCCGTCGCGCGTGGTGCGGCCGACAGCGCCGACGCGCCGCTCGACTTCCTGTTGTTCTGGCACGACCACGCCGGTGCTGACCGCATTCGGCTCACCACCATCACGACCGACACGCTCGTTTCCGTCTTCGAGCACATTGATCGTCCGGCAGACCCCTGGCAGCTGGTCTATCGAAACGACCTGGGCATGCGTGTCGCCGATACGCTGTTGCCGGACGCGCCGCTGCTGATCGTATCGGTTGAGGCCGGGAGCCCCGCGGCGCTCGCCGGCATCAAGGCGGGCGACGGCGTTCTCGCGATTGACGGTACGCCGATGACGGCCTCGCAACTGTCCGATCACATCCGGCAGAAGAAGCCCGGCGAGGTCCTCAATCTCCGGCTCCCGGACCCGACATCTGGATCACCGCCCCGCCAACTGGCCGTGCCTGTACAACGCCGCCCGCAGCGCGCACCGGTGTTCGAACCAGCGTCGTTCGGCAACAGCATCGTCGCCAAGCTGCAGGCCGCGTCGGCCGTGGCGACGAGCGCCGTTGATCGCGACTTGTCGAACTTCAATCTCGCGCTGGTGCACATGCGCTTCCGCGAGTGGCGGCAGGCACTCGAGTTACTGACTGGTCTCGGTCAGGTGCCCAATGGCGTGGGCGTCAGTCCCGGCGCGGCGCTGTACTTCCGTGCGCGATGCCACGAGGAACTCGGCGAGCGCGACCGTGCGATGACGCTGTTTCGGGAGGCTGCGGCCAACGACAGCCAAGTGCTGGCCGACGATGGGGCGTCGGTGGGCGCCATTGTGAAGTTGCGCCTCTCCGGCCTCGGCGAGGCCCCGAGGCCGGCTGTCATCAAGTAACCCAAAAGAAGAATCGGCGACAACTGCGAAGCAGCTGCCGCCGATCATACTCTCCAAAATTGCGCCCCGCCCGCCATAGCTCGCAGTCGACTACGCGCGAGCGACGGCGGGGCGCCTCGTCTTCCTACTCTTCCGAATCGCGCGCCAGGCCAACCGCGATGTCCGATTCGGCCATATATTCCATCTCTCGCTCGAGCTCGAGTTCCTCTTCGCTTGGCGGAGGCGGTGGCGGCGGCTCATCGGCCGGAATCCGCACGTTCTTGTAGTACTCGAAGCCCGTGCCCGCCGGGATGAGCCGGCCCATGGTCACGTTCTCCTTGAGGCCGCGCAGGAAGTCGATCTTCCCGGAGATGGACGCCTCGGTCAGCACGCGGGTCGTTTCCTGGAACGACGCGGCCGAGATGAACGACTCGGTCGACAGCGACGCCTTGGTGATGCCGAGCAGGACCGGCCGGCCCTTCGCCGGCATCTTGCTCTCGCGGATCACGCGCTCGTTCTCCTCGCGGAACCGGAACTTGTCGACCACGTCCTCGATCAGGAACTCGGTATCGCCGACTTCCTCGATCTTCACCCACCGCATCATCTGGCGGGTGATCGTCTCGATGTGCTTGTCGTTGATCGTGACGCCCTGCAGGCGGTAGACCTCCTGGATCTCGTTGACCAGGTACTTCTGCAGTTCCTTTTCCCCGAGGACCGCCAGGATGTCGTGCGGGTTGCGCGGGCCGTCCATCAGGGGATCGCCGGCGCGGACGCGTTCGCCTTCCTGCACGGCCACGTGCACGCCGCGCGGGATCTCGTACTCGGCCGCCTCGGAGGAGCTGTCGTCGGGCGCGATGAGCACCTTGCGGCGCCCCTTCACGATGCCGCCGAACTTGACAATCCCGTCGATCGCGCTCATCACGGCCGGATCGCGCGGCTTCCGGGCTTCGAACAGTTCGACGACGCGCGGCAGACCGCCCGTGATGTCCTTGGTCTTGGTGGTCTCACGCGGGATCTTCGCCAGCACGTCGCCAGCCACCACGTCTTCTCCGTCACGCACCATGAGATGCGCCCGCGACGGCATGTGGTAGCGGCGGGTTGTCCCGTCCTTCATCTTGACTTCGATGGTCGGCTGCTTCTTCTCGTCCGGCGAGTCGACGATGATGAGCCGCGAGAGGCCCGTGACCTCGTCGACTTCCTCGTGCACCGTCTGGCCTTCGATGATGTCCTTGAACCGGATCAGACCGCTGCCGTCGGTCAGGATCGACACCGTGTAGGGATCCCACTCGGCGAGCACCGTGCCGGATTCGACGTGCTCCCCTTCCTGAACCTTCAGGCGGGCGCCGTACACCAGCTGGTGGCGTTCGCGGTCGCGGCCCTTCTCATCCTGGATGACCACCGACCCGCTGCGGTTCATCACGACGAGATTGATGCTGCCGTCCGCGAGCGGCCGGCCCACCACGGCCTGCAGGCCGTGGTACCGCGCGGTCCCGCCATGCCCCGATTCGAGCGTCGACTGTTCGGCGACGCGCGACGCCGTGCCGCCGATGTGGAACGTCCGCATCGTCAACTGCGTGCCGGGCTCGCCGATCGACTGGGCGGCGATGACGCCCACCGCCTGCCCGAGTTCCACCAGGCGCCCGGTCGCCAGGTCGCGGCCGTAGCACTTCGCGCACACGCCGCGGCGCGATTCGCACGTCAGCACCGAGCGGATCTTGACGCGCTCGATGCCCGCGTCCTGGATCGCCGACGCCAGTTCCTCGGTGATTTCCTGGCTGGCATCGGTAATCGTCTCGTCGCTGAACGGATCGGCCACCCGTTCGAGTGTCACGCGGCCCATGATCCGGTCGCGGAGCGGCTCGATCGTTTCGCCGCCTTCGACAATCGCCTGCGCCTCGATGCCGTCCAGCGTGCCGCAGTCCAGTTCGGAGATGATCACGTCCTGCGCCACATCAACCAGTCGGCGCGTCAGGTAGCCGGAATCCGCCGTCTTCAGCGCCGTGTCGGCCAGCCCCTTGCGCGCGCCGTGCGTGGAAATGAAGTACTGCAGCACGGTGAGGCCTTCACGGAAGTTCGACGTGATCGGCGTCTCGATGATCTCGCCCGACGGCTTGGCCATCAGACCGCGCATGCCGGCCAACTGCCGGATCTGCTGCTTGCTGCCGCGGGCGCCGGAGTCGGCCATGACGTAGACAGGATTGAAGTTCTTCCCTTCCTTGTCCATCGCCTGCATGCTGCTGAACATCTTGTCGGCAATGCGCTCGGTGACGTCCGACCAGATGGCGATGACCTTGTTGTAGCGCTCGCCGTTGGTGATCGCGCCTTCGAGGTACTGCTGCTCGACCCGGATGACTTCCTGGCGGGCCGACTCGACCAACGCTGGCTTTTCGGCGGGCACGATCAGATCGTCGATGCCGATCGACAGGCCCGACTTGGTCGCGTACAGGAAGCCCAGATCCTTCAAGCTGTCGAGCATCTCGACGGTCTTCTCGAGGCCGAACTTCAGGTAGCACGACTGCACGACCTGCTGCAGGCCCTTCTTCTTGAGGAGTCCGTTGACGTAGGGCATCTCCTTCGGCAGCGCATCGTTCAGGATGACGCGGCCGACGGTCGTGTTGATGATCTTGCCTTTCACCGTCTGCACCTCGGTGTGCAGCACGTCCTGGTCGTCGCGTGACGCGGTCAGATCCTGCAGGTCGCCCGTGTGGCGCAGGCGGATCGGCGTCAGCGTCTCGACCTCGCCGGCCTCG
Protein-coding sequences here:
- the rpoC gene encoding DNA-directed RNA polymerase subunit beta'; this translates as MRPSFDTKGSLMADFDAIQIKLASPEIILGWSHGEVTKPETINYRTFKPERDGLFCAKIFGPITDWECLCGKYKRMKHRGVICDKCGVEVTQAKVRRERMGHITLATPVSHVWFFKGLPSRIGHLLDISLRDLERILYFEGYVVVDPGDTDLKQNQLLNEEQFRKAKEDHGHRFKAQMGAEAIKELLKRVDVEKMAGELREKMRTEQSAAKKLKYAKRLKVVDAFRKSTNKPEWMILDVVPVIPPELRPLVPLDGGRFATSDLNDLYRRVINRNNRLKKLIELKAPDVIIRNEKRILQEAVDALFDNGRRGRVLRGANNRPLKSLSDTLKGKQGRFRQNLLGKRVDYSGRSVIVVGPELKLNQCGLPKKMALELFKPFIYNKLEERGMVQTIKQAKEMVEQQKPEVWDILEEVIREHPVLLNRAPTLHRLGIQAFEPVLVEGKAIRIHPLVCTAFNADFDGDQMAVHIPLSPEAQIEASVLMMSSNNVLSPASGAPIAIPSQDIVLGCYYLTKAKPGAKGEGRAFAGIDDVLLALEAGEVETLTPIRLRHTGDLQDLTASRDDQDVLHTEVQTVKGKIINTTVGRVILNDALPKEMPYVNGLLKKKGLQQVVQSCYLKFGLEKTVEMLDSLKDLGFLYATKSGLSIGIDDLIVPAEKPALVESARQEVIRVEQQYLEGAITNGERYNKVIAIWSDVTERIADKMFSSMQAMDKEGKNFNPVYVMADSGARGSKQQIRQLAGMRGLMAKPSGEIIETPITSNFREGLTVLQYFISTHGARKGLADTALKTADSGYLTRRLVDVAQDVIISELDCGTLDGIEAQAIVEGGETIEPLRDRIMGRVTLERVADPFSDETITDASQEITEELASAIQDAGIERVKIRSVLTCESRRGVCAKCYGRDLATGRLVELGQAVGVIAAQSIGEPGTQLTMRTFHIGGTASRVAEQSTLESGHGGTARYHGLQAVVGRPLADGSINLVVMNRSGSVVIQDEKGRDRERHQLVYGARLKVQEGEHVESGTVLAEWDPYTVSILTDGSGLIRFKDIIEGQTVHEEVDEVTGLSRLIIVDSPDEKKQPTIEVKMKDGTTRRYHMPSRAHLMVRDGEDVVAGDVLAKIPRETTKTKDITGGLPRVVELFEARKPRDPAVMSAIDGIVKFGGIVKGRRKVLIAPDDSSSEAAEYEIPRGVHVAVQEGERVRAGDPLMDGPRNPHDILAVLGEKELQKYLVNEIQEVYRLQGVTINDKHIETITRQMMRWVKIEEVGDTEFLIEDVVDKFRFREENERVIRESKMPAKGRPVLLGITKASLSTESFISAASFQETTRVLTEASISGKIDFLRGLKENVTMGRLIPAGTGFEYYKNVRIPADEPPPPPPPSEEELELEREMEYMAESDIAVGLARDSEE
- a CDS encoding PEGA domain-containing protein, yielding MKSRLVLIACAVCLVLVGTADQMRASGLGQPPPTQPPPTQPPPQQPPPVTAGQAAAIEPFQTRVERAGQLLNADPRAALESLDHLAVESVELRKTRPLTSVERPVHRQLFIFRARGHMQSMNNEKVEDSYRELLRVDPFFNVTLPPREQETLDGLKTREGGLLEVSSRVRDCRILLDGIDVGVTGETPVRVSLIAGSYQLRLEKPAHQAAGIRVTIVAAQTAAVTDLAPKAQVPPIVFLTDRQGISVIVDNVPAGETIRLSDLKNTLSPEEGGALDQAVAVAKFDAATSAGILVRDAPVDRSFNVRFRGECFVEETRPVAVTADSLAGIAPGTPLLWFGESNAIRMRPDVGTMRVTSIPTDADVYLDGKMAGRTPFERSVCSGEHRVRVRHAIGSYNVTAVIIRGRTEVLDVTLKTGLGFLGAVETVQNVLRPAADLTSTVDRTLASTIRSFRLAAPIDIPPEVQRWTDAQTVELVTAADRGDADAVKKLLKQARDNYDAPLLLAAVARGAADSADAPLDFLLFWHDHAGADRIRLTTITTDTLVSVFEHIDRPADPWQLVYRNDLGMRVADTLLPDAPLLIVSVEAGSPAALAGIKAGDGVLAIDGTPMTASQLSDHIRQKKPGEVLNLRLPDPTSGSPPRQLAVPVQRRPQRAPVFEPASFGNSIVAKLQAASAVATSAVDRDLSNFNLALVHMRFREWRQALELLTGLGQVPNGVGVSPGAALYFRARCHEELGERDRAMTLFREAAANDSQVLADDGASVGAIVKLRLSGLGEAPRPAVIK